From a region of the Mauremys mutica isolate MM-2020 ecotype Southern chromosome 12, ASM2049712v1, whole genome shotgun sequence genome:
- the LOC123345613 gene encoding zinc finger protein 501-like produces MERGEELQVPDLSKGADDESWPSPQTGERLASVAGAEDAAPGRGSTSTDVELVGGAWHKDPAAGAEEAVPGGGATVEEAVPGDSADAEPAQHRDPTVRWPFKSGECGKSFRQSATLTRHQLLHASERPYVCTTCSKGFCDGAALAAHQRGHTGERPFPCLACGKAFAGSSALLVHQRVHTGERPYRCGECGQSFRQSAHLAQHQQGTHAGPRPHACAHCGRSFGLRCTLAQHLRTHRVEQPHACPDCPRRFRHRAHLLRHRLAHTGERPFPCPVCGKAFALSATLLRHQLVHTGERPHRCEECGRSYTQSSYLRQHQRSAHAGQRPHTCPDCGQAFADRTNLLRHQRGHTAARPHPCAECGRRFAQLASLVEHRRRHTGEKPHACPRCGRCFRHHSALLRHQRAHAGERPFRCAQCGRGFTRSSNLLLHQRVHAAE; encoded by the exons ATGGAGCGAGGGGAAGAGCTGCAAGTCCCAGATCTCAGCAAAGGCGCGGACGACGAGAGCTGGCCGAGCCCCCAAACAG GTGAGAGGCTGGCGAGCGTGGCcggggcagaggatgctgcacCGGGAAGGGGCAGCACCAGCACTGATGTGGAGCTGGTGGGAGGAGCGTGGCACAAAGACCCTGCTGCGGGGGCAGAGGAGGCAGTGCCAGGAGGCGGCGCCACGGTGGAGGAGGCGGTGCCGGGAGATAGCGCCGATGCAGAGCCGGCGCAGCACAGAGACCCCACCGTCAGgtggccctttaaatccggcgagtgtgggaagagcttccGGCAGAGCGCCACGCTGACCAGGCACCAGCTGCTGCATGCGAGCGAGAGGCCTTATGTCTGCACCACCTGCAGCAAAGGCTTTTGCGACGGCGCGGCGCTGGCCGCGCACCAACGGGGGcacacgggcgagcgccccttcccctgcctggcGTGCGGCAAGGCCTTTGCCGGCAGCTCGGCGCTGCTGGTGCACCAGCGCGTGCACACCGGCGAGCGCCCCTACCGCTGCGGGGAGTGCGGGCAGAGCTTCCGGCAGAGCGCCCACCTGGCGCAGCACCAGCAGGGCACCCACGCCGGCCCGCGCCCCCACGCCTGCGCTCATTGCGGCAGGAGCTTCGGGCTGCGCTGCACGCTGGCGCAGCACTTGCGGACGCACCGTGTCGAgcagccccacgcctgccccGACTGCCCCCGCCGCTTCCGCCACCGCGCCCACCTGCTCCGGCACCGGCTGGCGcacacgggcgagcgccccttcccctgcccggTCTGCGGCAAAGCCTTTGCCCTGAGCGCCACGTTGCTGCGGCACCAGCTGGTGCACACGGGCGAGCGGCCCCACCGCTGTGAGGAGTGCGGGCGCAGCTACACGCAGAGCTCCTACCTGCGCCAGCACCAGCGCAGTGCCCACGCTGGCCAGCGCCCCCACACCTGCCCTGACTGCGGCCAGGCCTTCGCCGACCGCACCAACCTCCTGCGGCACCAGCGGGGCcacacggccgcccggccccaccCCTGCGCTGAGTGCGGGCGGCGCTTTGCCCAGCTGGCCAGTCTGGTGGAGCACCGCCGGCGGCACACGGGCGAGAAACCCCACGCGTGCCCCCGCTGCGGGCGCTGCTTCCGCCACCACTCGGCCCTGCTCCGCCACCAGCGCGCCCATGCCGGGGAGCGCCCCTTCCGCTGCGCGCAGTGCGGCCGTGGCTTCACCCGCAGCTCCAACCTCCTGCTGCACCAGCGGGTGCATGCTGCTGAGTGA